One stretch of Clostridiales bacterium DNA includes these proteins:
- a CDS encoding MATE family efflux transporter produces MRSETKRQCAPSEITDARINKLTNGNVWKVLLLYALPLFGSAFVQQLYSLVDLLVVGNFAANGALAVDAIGNATVFVNILLSFALGANNGCSVIIAKYHGKNEKKSLLETVSTAVISYSVLCLAIMVLGFALGRVGLIGLGVHSMYFDDCLYYLYVYIGSMPFVFLYNLGCGICAALGDSKTPFLFLVISSALNVGLDLLFVWGLNIGVAGAAWATFISQAISCVLTVFVVYRKIRAIKPIERPSKFNKSILRELTFASVPVIMQQSFVSVGNFFVNKCINGLDETGDAITGFTTAFKMITIATMSMVTMSGGLTNFASQNTAANKPERAKKGFWVILIYTIVAAVLFLALFVSLPEFFIRLFVQKDKLTLDALNYAVRFLSIVSLFLPVVGIKVVADGLVRGCGGNLGFAVSTFSDLILRVALVYILIGVGMGFDGVCWAWVIGWAIGTLIAVVFCAFSFRKIKKSSNAALPTDMSEIKQSECA; encoded by the coding sequence ATGCGATCCGAAACCAAACGACAATGCGCGCCGTCGGAGATAACCGACGCGCGAATAAACAAGCTGACAAACGGTAACGTGTGGAAGGTATTACTTTTGTATGCATTGCCGCTTTTCGGTAGTGCGTTCGTTCAGCAGCTGTACTCGCTGGTGGACTTGCTCGTAGTGGGCAACTTTGCCGCGAACGGCGCGCTTGCCGTGGACGCTATCGGCAATGCGACGGTATTCGTCAATATTCTCTTGTCGTTCGCCTTAGGTGCAAACAACGGCTGTTCGGTCATCATTGCTAAGTATCACGGCAAGAACGAAAAAAAAAGCTTATTGGAAACTGTAAGCACCGCTGTGATTTCTTATTCCGTGCTGTGTTTGGCGATCATGGTTTTGGGCTTTGCGCTCGGTCGCGTCGGGCTTATCGGGCTTGGCGTGCACAGTATGTATTTCGACGACTGTCTGTATTACTTGTACGTATACATAGGTTCCATGCCGTTCGTGTTTTTGTACAATCTCGGCTGCGGCATCTGTGCGGCTCTCGGCGACAGCAAAACGCCTTTTTTATTCCTCGTAATTTCTTCGGCGCTGAACGTGGGACTCGACCTATTATTCGTATGGGGCTTGAACATCGGCGTTGCGGGTGCGGCATGGGCGACGTTCATTTCGCAAGCCATATCGTGCGTGCTGACCGTTTTCGTAGTATACAGAAAGATTCGCGCAATAAAACCGATTGAACGACCCTCTAAGTTCAATAAGTCTATTCTTCGCGAGCTGACCTTTGCTTCCGTTCCCGTCATTATGCAACAAAGCTTTGTATCGGTCGGAAACTTTTTCGTCAACAAATGCATTAACGGGCTAGACGAAACGGGCGACGCAATCACAGGTTTTACGACCGCGTTCAAGATGATAACGATAGCGACGATGAGCATGGTGACTATGTCCGGCGGGCTTACTAACTTCGCGTCGCAAAACACCGCCGCTAATAAACCGGAGCGCGCCAAGAAAGGGTTTTGGGTTATATTGATCTATACGATCGTCGCAGCGGTATTGTTTTTGGCTCTATTCGTAAGCTTACCCGAATTTTTTATTCGGCTATTCGTGCAAAAAGACAAGCTCACGCTTGACGCGCTTAACTATGCGGTGAGATTTCTGTCTATCGTATCGTTGTTTTTGCCCGTCGTGGGCATAAAGGTCGTCGCCGACGGGCTGGTGCGCGGTTGCGGCGGCAATCTCGGTTTCGCGGTAAGCACGTTTTCAGACTTGATTTTGCGCGTCGCGCTAGTTTATATTCTTATCGGCGTAGGAATGGGGTTCGACGGCGTTTGCTGGGCGTGGGTCATAGGCTGGGCGATAGGAACGCTTATAGCAGTCGTGTTCTGCGCGTTTAGTTTCAGAAAAATAAAAAAGTCGTCTAATGCCGCGCTACCGACGGATATGTCCGAAATCAAACAATCCGAATGCGCCTAA
- a CDS encoding carbohydrate kinase family protein: MKLFVSGLINVETNLRVRSFPVTYYPIDYPFFGINTTISGVGYNVSMAAKTLGDEVVFSSLIGKDHEGKRISHKLDGSGVARDYVFECLDATPVSVILYEQGGRRQIYCDLKDIQDKSLEVDKVKDAVLAADVCILCNSNFNRVLLPIAKQAGKQIATDVHVLNDIYDPFNRDFMENADILFLSDEDIPCSPRDFLIRLKDAYQAKIIVIGLGEEGAIMYERATDGITRVSAVNLGGVVNTVGAGDALFTAFNHYYFKGCGAVESLKKAEVFAALKIRHDGGAVGFSTEQEVEDIYNSYGFQVN; the protein is encoded by the coding sequence ATGAAGCTTTTTGTTTCGGGTCTTATCAACGTTGAAACGAATTTGCGTGTGCGTTCCTTTCCGGTAACGTACTATCCGATCGATTATCCGTTCTTCGGTATCAATACTACGATATCGGGTGTGGGCTATAATGTTTCGATGGCGGCTAAGACGCTGGGCGACGAGGTTGTTTTTTCTTCGCTTATAGGTAAGGACCACGAGGGCAAACGCATTTCGCATAAGCTCGACGGAAGCGGCGTAGCGCGCGACTACGTTTTCGAGTGCTTGGATGCAACGCCCGTTTCGGTCATTCTTTACGAGCAGGGCGGGCGCAGACAAATCTACTGCGACCTTAAAGACATTCAGGATAAATCGCTGGAAGTCGATAAAGTCAAGGACGCGGTGCTTGCTGCCGACGTGTGCATACTCTGTAACTCCAACTTTAACCGTGTGCTTCTTCCCATAGCCAAGCAGGCGGGCAAGCAGATAGCTACCGACGTTCACGTTCTCAACGATATTTACGATCCGTTTAACCGCGATTTCATGGAAAACGCCGATATTCTTTTCCTCAGCGACGAGGACATTCCGTGCTCTCCGCGCGATTTCTTGATAAGGCTCAAAGACGCGTATCAAGCCAAGATAATCGTTATCGGACTTGGCGAGGAAGGCGCGATAATGTACGAGCGCGCGACCGACGGTATCACTCGCGTGTCCGCCGTAAATCTCGGCGGGGTGGTCAATACGGTCGGCGCGGGCGACGCGCTGTTCACTGCGTTCAACCATTACTACTTTAAGGGCTGTGGCGCGGTGGAATCGCTGAAAAAAGCCGAGGTATTCGCGGCGCTCAAAATCCGCCACGACGGCGGTGCGGTCGGCTTCTCGACCGAGCAGGAAGTCGAGGATATTTATAACTCGTACGGATTTCAAGTTAATTAG
- the uvrB gene encoding excinuclease ABC subunit UvrB, translating into MEFKLHSAYKPTGDQPDAIDELACGIEDGLAAQVLKGVTGSGKTFTMANIIERVQRPTLVLAHNKTLAAQLCNEFREFFPENRVEFFVSYYDYYQPEAYIPTTDTYIEKDLAINDEIDKLRHSATCSLHERRDTIVVASVSCIYGLGAPEAYYRMAISVRPGDKMSRDALIARLIDSNYKRNDLAPERTNFRVRGDTVDIFPANSSDHGIRVEFFGNEIDGVAEFDIVSGNIVSRLQHAAIFPASHYAVEHATLLEAIDQIERDCEEQVKFFTDNHRLIEAQRIGERVRYDIEMMKEIGYCSGIENYSRYFDGRKVGQPPFTLLDYFPRDYIMFIDESHMTIPQLRAMYNGDKARKISLVDYGFRLPAAFDNRPLKFDEFRERVGQVIYVSATPAPYELELAGGRFTPQIIRPTGLVDPPVEVRPTKGQIDDLLTEIKDVTEKGGRILVTTLTKRMSESLADYLAEQGIKVKYLHSDIDTMERVSIINSLRRGDYDVVVGINLLREGLDIPEVQLVAILDADKEGFLRSETSLIQTIGRAARNSESRVIMYGDVITGSMRRAIDETEARRKVQMQYNAEHGITPKTIIKPIKNTIEITSKAPSVELKDINKELERLKTLMAQASKNLDFEAAIQYRDKIAELREIQRDMSKTSNARKKKPS; encoded by the coding sequence ATGGAATTTAAGCTACACAGTGCATATAAACCGACGGGCGATCAGCCCGACGCGATTGACGAGCTCGCTTGCGGCATAGAGGACGGGCTGGCAGCGCAGGTGCTTAAAGGCGTTACGGGCAGCGGCAAAACGTTCACTATGGCGAACATTATCGAACGCGTGCAACGCCCGACGCTTGTTTTGGCGCACAATAAAACGCTTGCCGCGCAGCTCTGCAACGAGTTCCGCGAGTTCTTTCCGGAAAACCGCGTAGAGTTTTTCGTAAGCTATTACGACTACTATCAGCCCGAGGCGTATATCCCAACGACCGATACGTATATAGAAAAAGACCTTGCGATAAACGACGAGATAGATAAGCTTCGGCACAGCGCGACCTGCTCGCTGCATGAGCGACGCGACACGATAGTCGTGGCTTCGGTGTCGTGCATTTACGGCTTGGGCGCGCCCGAGGCGTATTACCGCATGGCGATCTCCGTTCGCCCCGGCGATAAAATGTCGCGCGACGCGTTAATAGCGCGGCTTATAGACAGCAACTACAAGCGCAACGATCTAGCGCCCGAGCGCACCAACTTCCGCGTGCGCGGCGATACGGTCGATATTTTTCCGGCTAACTCGTCTGATCACGGTATTCGCGTCGAGTTTTTCGGCAACGAGATCGACGGGGTAGCCGAGTTCGATATCGTGTCGGGCAATATAGTATCGCGGTTGCAGCACGCGGCGATTTTTCCCGCGAGCCATTACGCCGTAGAACACGCCACGCTACTCGAAGCGATCGATCAAATCGAGCGCGACTGCGAGGAACAGGTCAAGTTCTTCACCGATAACCACAGACTTATCGAGGCGCAGCGCATAGGTGAGCGCGTGCGTTACGATATAGAGATGATGAAGGAAATAGGGTACTGCTCGGGTATAGAAAACTACTCGCGGTACTTTGACGGGCGAAAGGTCGGGCAGCCGCCGTTCACTCTTCTCGATTATTTCCCGCGCGACTATATAATGTTTATAGACGAGAGCCACATGACGATACCGCAGCTCCGCGCCATGTACAACGGCGACAAGGCGCGCAAGATCTCGCTCGTCGATTACGGGTTTAGGCTTCCTGCGGCGTTCGACAACCGTCCGCTCAAATTCGACGAGTTCCGCGAGCGCGTTGGTCAAGTCATATACGTTTCGGCAACGCCCGCGCCTTATGAATTGGAGCTTGCGGGCGGCAGGTTCACTCCGCAGATCATACGCCCGACGGGGCTTGTAGACCCGCCCGTAGAGGTGCGCCCGACAAAAGGGCAGATTGACGACCTGCTCACCGAGATCAAGGACGTAACGGAAAAAGGCGGGCGCATACTCGTCACCACGCTCACTAAGCGTATGTCCGAGAGCCTTGCCGACTACCTCGCCGAGCAGGGTATAAAGGTCAAGTATTTACACAGCGATATCGACACGATGGAGCGTGTAAGCATAATCAACAGCCTTAGGCGGGGCGATTACGACGTGGTCGTCGGTATAAACCTTTTGCGCGAGGGCTTGGATATTCCCGAGGTTCAACTCGTCGCTATCCTCGACGCCGACAAGGAAGGCTTTTTGCGGTCTGAGACCTCGCTCATACAAACGATAGGCAGGGCGGCGCGTAACAGCGAAAGCCGAGTTATCATGTACGGCGACGTTATAACGGGCTCTATGCGCCGAGCGATCGACGAAACGGAAGCGCGGCGCAAGGTGCAAATGCAGTACAACGCCGAGCACGGAATAACGCCCAAAACGATCATCAAGCCTATCAAGAACACGATAGAGATAACGAGCAAAGCGCCGTCGGTCGAGCTCAAAGATATCAACAAGGAACTCGAACGCTTAAAGACGCTCATGGCGCAGGCGAGTAAAAACCTCGATTTCGAAGCGGCAATACAGTACCGCGACAAGATAGCCGAGCTAAGGGAAATACAGCGGGATATGTCGAAAACGAGCAATGCCCGAAAGAAGAAGCCGAGCTAA
- the uvrA gene encoding excinuclease ABC subunit UvrA: MSENNKIVIKGARAHNLKNVSLTVPKNKFVVFTGVSGSGKTSLAFDTIFAEGQRRYVESLSSYARMFLGQMDKPDVDSIDGLSPAISIDQKTTGRNPRSTVGTVTEIYDYMRLLFARVGDVFCPNCGSEIHQQTVDEIVDKIMALPQESKVMIISPVIRGKKGEYSKMFEDFKKAGYSRMRVDGIIYTVDEQIKLDKNSKHDISVVVDRLIIEPDIQQRLTDSVETALKLSDGLVIAFYDDNELLFNTKYTCGNCGLSLSEVESRLFSFNSPFGACPTCGGLGFLTKIDPELLFFGDSSPQDLIDSGNLDSTPHFEQCFISLAKKYKFSMKTPFKKLAKEVRDIILYATDEPLVVEYTSGHYHHSERIAYEGLVPFLERRLAETTSDGVRWRIGRFTNSQPCPDCGGKRLKKEALAVRVGGKNIDELCAMPVKYLHDFFGELTLEKSKAMIAERVLKEIRVRLEFLMNVGLDYLTLSRSAQTLSGGEAQRIRLATQIGSGLSGVLYILDEPSIGLHQCDNAKLIGTLKHLRDLGNTLIVVEHDEDTMRAADHIVDIGPGAGLHGGNVVAQGNVDEIIASGSITGKFLSGERKIRVPSERRLTDRYITIEGAAENNLKNITAKIPLGVFTAVTGVSGSGKSSLINQTLYPAAANMFNTVKQRVGKCERIDGLNQIDKVINIDQSPIGRTPRSNPATYTGAMQTIRDLFAELPAAKERGYGSGRFSFNVKGGRCENCEGDGIIRIEMNFLPDVYVPCDVCHGKRFNRETLQVKYHDKSIADVLDMTIEEAYEFFKNIPALKRKLGTLLDVGLGYVKLGQPATTLSGGEAQRVKLATELSRVSTSNTLYVLDEPTTGLHSSDVERLIDILQRLVDNGNTVVVIEHNLDVIKCADHIIDLGPNGGDGGGEIVACGTPEKVAEVKESKTGEYLKNMLGQN, from the coding sequence ATGTCTGAGAATAACAAAATAGTAATAAAGGGCGCCAGGGCGCACAATCTTAAAAACGTAAGCTTAACGGTACCCAAAAATAAGTTCGTAGTGTTTACGGGCGTGTCGGGCAGCGGTAAGACCTCGCTTGCGTTCGATACCATTTTTGCCGAAGGGCAGCGCAGATACGTGGAAAGCTTATCGTCGTACGCGCGTATGTTCTTGGGGCAAATGGACAAGCCCGACGTCGACAGCATTGACGGGCTTTCGCCCGCAATCTCGATCGACCAAAAAACGACGGGGCGCAATCCGCGTTCGACGGTCGGGACGGTCACCGAGATATACGACTATATGCGTCTTTTGTTCGCGCGCGTTGGCGACGTGTTTTGCCCCAATTGCGGCTCTGAAATACACCAGCAGACGGTAGACGAGATAGTCGATAAAATCATGGCGTTGCCGCAGGAGAGCAAGGTCATGATAATTTCGCCCGTGATACGCGGCAAGAAAGGCGAATACTCCAAAATGTTCGAGGACTTTAAAAAAGCGGGGTATTCGCGTATGCGCGTCGACGGAATTATTTATACCGTGGACGAGCAGATCAAACTCGATAAAAATTCCAAGCACGATATTTCGGTGGTCGTCGACCGCTTGATAATCGAGCCCGATATTCAGCAGCGCCTTACCGACAGCGTGGAAACGGCGTTAAAGCTGTCCGATGGGCTTGTTATCGCGTTCTACGACGATAACGAGCTTTTATTCAACACAAAGTACACCTGCGGAAACTGCGGACTGTCGCTTAGCGAGGTCGAGTCGCGGCTGTTCTCGTTTAACTCGCCGTTCGGCGCGTGCCCGACCTGCGGAGGTTTGGGGTTCTTGACCAAAATCGATCCCGAGCTTTTGTTCTTCGGCGATAGCTCGCCGCAAGACCTTATCGACAGCGGCAATCTCGACAGCACGCCGCACTTCGAGCAGTGCTTTATTTCGCTTGCCAAAAAGTATAAGTTCTCCATGAAAACGCCTTTCAAAAAGCTAGCTAAGGAAGTGCGGGATATCATACTTTACGCGACCGACGAGCCGCTTGTCGTCGAGTACACTTCGGGTCATTACCACCATAGCGAGCGCATTGCGTACGAGGGGCTTGTTCCGTTCTTGGAGCGCAGGCTCGCCGAAACCACGAGCGACGGCGTGCGCTGGCGAATAGGCAGGTTCACCAACTCCCAGCCTTGTCCCGACTGCGGCGGAAAGCGGCTTAAAAAGGAAGCGCTTGCGGTGCGCGTTGGCGGCAAGAATATCGACGAGCTGTGCGCCATGCCCGTTAAATATTTGCACGACTTTTTCGGCGAACTCACGCTCGAAAAGTCAAAGGCAATGATCGCCGAGCGTGTGCTGAAAGAAATACGTGTGCGGCTCGAATTCCTTATGAACGTAGGTCTCGACTATTTAACGCTTTCGCGCTCCGCGCAAACGCTGTCGGGCGGCGAGGCGCAGCGCATACGGCTTGCTACGCAGATCGGTTCGGGGCTGTCGGGCGTGCTGTACATTCTCGACGAGCCGAGCATAGGGCTTCACCAATGCGATAACGCCAAGCTTATAGGCACGCTCAAACATTTGCGTGACCTCGGTAACACGCTCATAGTCGTCGAGCACGACGAGGATACTATGCGCGCCGCCGACCATATTGTCGATATAGGTCCGGGCGCAGGTCTGCACGGCGGCAACGTGGTGGCGCAGGGCAACGTTGACGAGATCATCGCTTCAGGCTCGATCACCGGCAAGTTCCTATCGGGCGAGCGCAAAATTCGCGTGCCGAGCGAGCGCAGACTGACAGACAGGTATATAACGATCGAGGGCGCGGCGGAGAACAATCTTAAAAACATAACGGCAAAAATTCCGCTCGGCGTGTTTACTGCGGTAACAGGCGTATCGGGTAGCGGCAAATCGTCGCTTATCAATCAAACGCTCTATCCCGCGGCTGCGAATATGTTTAACACCGTCAAACAGCGCGTGGGTAAGTGCGAGCGTATAGACGGGCTTAATCAAATCGACAAGGTAATCAACATCGACCAAAGCCCGATAGGCAGAACGCCACGCAGTAACCCTGCGACTTACACGGGCGCAATGCAGACGATACGCGATCTTTTCGCCGAGCTTCCCGCCGCCAAAGAACGCGGCTACGGCTCGGGACGGTTCTCGTTCAACGTTAAGGGCGGCAGGTGCGAGAACTGCGAGGGCGACGGCATTATCCGCATAGAAATGAACTTCCTGCCCGACGTGTACGTGCCGTGCGACGTGTGTCACGGCAAGCGGTTCAACCGCGAAACGTTGCAGGTCAAGTATCACGACAAGTCCATTGCCGACGTGCTCGACATGACTATCGAGGAAGCTTACGAGTTCTTTAAAAATATTCCCGCGCTCAAACGCAAGCTCGGCACGCTCCTCGACGTAGGTCTTGGGTACGTCAAACTCGGTCAGCCCGCTACGACGCTTTCGGGCGGCGAGGCGCAGCGCGTAAAGCTTGCGACGGAGCTCAGCCGCGTGTCTACGAGCAACACTCTGTACGTTCTCGACGAGCCGACCACGGGTTTGCACTCGTCTGATGTGGAGCGGCTCATAGACATTCTTCAACGGCTGGTGGACAACGGCAATACGGTAGTCGTTATCGAGCATAACCTAGACGTTATCAAGTGCGCCGACCATATTATAGACCTCGGTCCCAACGGCGGCGACGGCGGCGGCGAGATAGTCGCTTGCGGCACACCCGAAAAAGTTGCCGAAGTCAAGGAAAGCAAGACGGGCGAGTATCTTAAAAATATGCTCGGTCAGAACTAA
- a CDS encoding DUF421 domain-containing protein, whose amino-acid sequence MFVVFLKSIITFLVVFFVIRLMGKRQIGEMQPFELVITLIIAEVACIPMNDPYIPIYYGLIPIFTLATLHILLSFFSRKSIKLRKLLSGSSMIVIDKNGINYENMKKMNMNIDDLIEAVRTAGYVDFNEIAYAIFEPNGQLCVVEKEQQNAQQGEQSQQESESGSEQQQPALLPIELVVDGKYIEHNLRTTGTLKTDIERVIKENGVKLNDILYADVRQDGCAYFSPKTSKAFCGNLEVKGNW is encoded by the coding sequence ATGTTCGTAGTATTTTTAAAATCGATAATTACGTTTTTGGTCGTATTCTTCGTAATACGGCTTATGGGCAAGCGCCAAATCGGCGAAATGCAACCGTTTGAGCTTGTTATAACGCTCATAATCGCCGAGGTGGCGTGTATTCCCATGAACGACCCGTATATACCGATATATTATGGGTTAATACCTATTTTCACGCTTGCGACGCTGCATATATTGCTGTCGTTCTTTTCGCGTAAGTCGATCAAACTAAGAAAGCTATTGAGCGGAAGCAGTATGATCGTAATAGACAAGAACGGCATCAATTACGAAAACATGAAAAAAATGAATATGAATATCGACGACCTTATCGAAGCAGTACGCACGGCGGGCTATGTCGATTTCAACGAGATTGCCTACGCCATATTCGAGCCGAACGGTCAGCTTTGTGTTGTTGAGAAAGAACAACAAAACGCACAGCAGGGCGAACAGTCGCAGCAGGAGAGCGAGAGCGGAAGCGAACAGCAGCAGCCTGCGCTTCTGCCGATAGAGCTCGTGGTGGACGGAAAATATATCGAGCATAATCTGCGCACTACGGGTACGCTTAAAACCGATATCGAGCGTGTAATTAAGGAAAACGGCGTAAAGCTTAACGACATACTATACGCCGACGTTCGACAGGACGGCTGCGCTTACTTCTCGCCCAAAACCTCTAAGGCGTTCTGCGGCAATCTGGAAGTAAAGGGGAATTGGTAG
- a CDS encoding DUF4363 family protein yields MKKVIVISVVFVLMVCAMIGEIVYVNKFYNGLQSELEIVAASIDEHEEHVDNPITVELCDKLVEKWEKGKSTLLMLQNHNTVRNLDDKILSLSAVVKSDNYNDAVIFARSAINYIDDVLLDSIPYLSNLI; encoded by the coding sequence ATGAAAAAAGTAATCGTTATATCGGTAGTATTCGTTCTTATGGTTTGCGCAATGATAGGCGAGATCGTGTACGTAAACAAGTTTTACAACGGCTTGCAGAGCGAGCTGGAAATTGTTGCGGCGAGCATAGACGAGCATGAGGAACACGTAGATAATCCCATAACCGTCGAGCTGTGCGATAAGCTCGTCGAGAAGTGGGAAAAAGGCAAGAGCACGCTTCTTATGCTTCAAAACCACAATACGGTGCGCAATCTCGACGATAAGATTTTAAGTCTTTCGGCAGTCGTAAAGTCAGATAATTATAACGATGCGGTTATATTCGCGCGTTCGGCTATAAATTATATCGACGACGTACTGCTCGACAGTATCCCGTATTTATCGAATTTGATTTAA
- the holA gene encoding DNA polymerase III subunit delta — MEFVELKKHLKAQKPNACYACFGEDDFVIDRAVTLLCSLAGEPKPFNLVDKEFSSGRELTDELMQLPFMSDYRVVVARGKVDTAAVEEYLKRPNPTTVLVLTYYVVHDSWNRSPTLALPTGATPVDCNRLPLNQVTAFVKALAQRTQTTIDDRTIQLLCDRCGGYMTRINAETQKLTLLRAGGTITADDVAENVKPDTEFVVFELCDCLLAGKTARALEVVDGMNKNNDLVAAFTLIYNRFRKLFAAAVDPDGLAGLGVKPFQVQKLKAESSRFSKARLKSLLDMLAAADTAYKTGAMNIYDALTCFVAQASYGIK; from the coding sequence ATGGAATTCGTCGAGTTAAAAAAGCATTTAAAAGCTCAGAAGCCCAATGCGTGTTATGCGTGCTTCGGCGAGGACGATTTTGTGATCGACCGCGCCGTAACGCTGCTGTGCTCGCTTGCGGGCGAGCCCAAGCCGTTTAACCTCGTCGACAAAGAATTTTCGTCGGGGCGCGAGCTTACCGACGAGCTTATGCAGCTTCCGTTCATGAGCGATTATCGCGTGGTCGTTGCGCGCGGTAAGGTCGATACGGCGGCGGTCGAGGAATACTTAAAGCGCCCCAATCCCACGACGGTGCTCGTTTTAACGTACTACGTAGTTCACGACAGCTGGAACAGATCGCCTACGTTAGCGCTCCCCACGGGTGCGACGCCCGTCGATTGTAACAGGCTGCCGCTCAATCAAGTTACGGCGTTCGTAAAAGCGCTCGCACAGCGCACGCAGACGACTATCGACGACAGGACAATACAGCTGCTTTGCGACCGTTGCGGCGGATACATGACGCGCATCAATGCCGAAACGCAAAAGCTCACACTTCTTCGCGCGGGCGGCACGATAACTGCGGACGACGTTGCGGAAAACGTTAAGCCCGATACCGAGTTCGTAGTGTTCGAGCTGTGCGACTGCTTGCTTGCGGGAAAAACGGCGCGCGCTCTCGAAGTTGTGGACGGCATGAATAAGAATAACGATCTTGTTGCGGCGTTCACGCTTATATACAACAGGTTTAGAAAGCTGTTTGCGGCGGCGGTCGATCCCGACGGCTTGGCGGGGCTGGGCGTAAAACCGTTTCAGGTACAGAAGCTTAAAGCCGAGAGCTCGCGCTTTTCCAAGGCGCGGTTAAAAAGCTTGCTCGATATGCTTGCTGCGGCGGACACTGCGTACAAGACGGGTGCAATGAATATTTACGACGCGCTCACTTGCTTCGTGGCGCAAGCCTCGTACGGAATAAAATAA
- a CDS encoding M28 family peptidase — translation MKKLFKLITLIVCVVIALFSFVACSDYGAPVDEANDPSYAVAPERMERILESFLTGHEDRTTFTEHEAVAAEYLQSVLTADYGYDDVEIVEFKTIEGELVNLKSQNVVATYRAANRDENTKNIVLGAYYDNRYSQAYANASTFRSEAALTNGTGVATLLGIASYLTMYEVELDFDVTIVFFGAGFITDAGAREFYNDYLTGELRARTVLMTEFQRIGGDHIYAYTDARDNKRESVLTDISKANGLDIYKVTSKSPQITSAYALDGIPYYQWAHSGMFTCFHDGGIPIINIVGASWDGMDLTDREGVEHDNVSFSGYDDLKTLAANYPDYGEKMAAAATLMIRAMESDEFLPALIDDRANFPDTIVLNKLWIWALIVFVVMAVVLIAVTFIAAHLAKKYPVVAPKPPRMKMAVFGMDYEDKNDADVFIDFKNTADQEIFPGIPNNDPKPRDVIDDIFPSIFGATVDRQATKQKPDDDDTVVVEKKDIEEVKEEPKTEPAPEANETAGEQAVAEEQPNPETDEPTAAPQKPITVEHKPIKRKTVSAGKSSSAGKKTAAKKDSGEDGESK, via the coding sequence GTGAAGAAATTATTTAAGCTTATAACGTTAATAGTTTGCGTGGTAATAGCTCTGTTCTCCTTTGTAGCTTGCTCGGACTACGGTGCGCCCGTAGACGAAGCAAACGATCCAAGCTACGCCGTCGCGCCCGAACGCATGGAAAGGATACTCGAAAGCTTTTTGACGGGGCACGAGGATAGGACGACCTTTACCGAACACGAAGCTGTCGCCGCCGAGTATTTGCAATCGGTGCTCACGGCGGACTACGGCTATGATGACGTTGAGATCGTCGAGTTCAAAACGATCGAGGGCGAGCTTGTCAATCTTAAAAGCCAAAACGTAGTAGCTACGTACAGGGCGGCTAACCGCGACGAAAACACCAAGAATATAGTGCTCGGCGCGTACTACGACAATAGATATTCGCAGGCGTATGCCAACGCGTCGACGTTCCGTTCGGAAGCGGCGCTTACCAACGGAACGGGCGTAGCGACACTTCTCGGCATTGCGTCGTATCTCACTATGTACGAAGTTGAGCTCGACTTTGACGTGACGATAGTCTTTTTCGGCGCGGGCTTTATCACGGACGCGGGCGCGCGCGAGTTCTACAACGATTATCTTACGGGCGAGCTCAGAGCACGTACAGTGCTTATGACCGAGTTTCAGCGCATAGGCGGCGACCATATCTACGCCTACACCGACGCACGCGACAATAAGCGCGAAAGCGTTTTGACCGATATTTCGAAAGCCAACGGACTCGATATTTATAAAGTCACGTCCAAATCGCCGCAGATAACCAGCGCGTACGCGCTCGACGGCATTCCGTACTATCAGTGGGCGCACAGCGGAATGTTCACGTGCTTCCACGACGGCGGCATACCGATTATCAATATCGTAGGCGCGAGCTGGGACGGAATGGATCTTACCGACCGCGAGGGCGTGGAGCATGATAACGTGTCTTTCAGCGGCTACGACGACCTTAAAACTCTTGCGGCGAACTATCCCGACTACGGCGAAAAGATGGCGGCGGCAGCCACGCTTATGATTCGCGCAATGGAGAGCGACGAGTTTTTGCCCGCACTTATAGACGACCGAGCGAATTTCCCCGATACGATCGTTTTGAACAAGCTGTGGATATGGGCGCTTATCGTTTTCGTCGTAATGGCGGTTGTGTTGATAGCGGTAACGTTTATTGCCGCACACCTTGCCAAGAAATATCCCGTTGTGGCGCCGAAACCTCCGCGCATGAAAATGGCGGTGTTCGGCATGGACTACGAGGACAAGAACGACGCGGACGTGTTCATTGATTTTAAGAACACGGCGGATCAGGAAATATTCCCCGGGATACCGAACAACGATCCCAAGCCCCGCGACGTTATCGACGATATTTTTCCGTCCATATTCGGCGCGACCGTCGACAGGCAAGCGACTAAGCAAAAGCCCGACGATGATGATACGGTAGTCGTCGAGAAGAAAGATATAGAAGAAGTCAAGGAAGAACCCAAGACCGAGCCTGCGCCCGAAGCAAACGAAACGGCGGGCGAGCAAGCAGTGGCGGAAGAACAACCGAATCCCGAAACGGACGAACCTACCGCCGCGCCGCAAAAGCCGATAACGGTCGAGCACAAGCCGATCAAGCGCAAGACGGTATCTGCGGGCAAGTCGAGTTCAGCCGGAAAAAAGACCGCTGCCAAAAAGGATAGCGGGGAAGACGGCGAGAGCAAATAA